One genomic window of bacterium includes the following:
- a CDS encoding GntR family transcriptional regulator encodes MTARQTAAAADGRVAHTGTRGSAGPTVEGVEKVLRGDSVYRVLKDKVLDYILRPGQRMTEEQVAEDLHVSRTPAREALRRLEQEGWLTLVPHQGYYVRAFTTREVDEIYELRIGVERHTARISAERGAPEALARLDAAWTEMQRAPAAGDALVWLRADEEFHYGVAASTGNRELAGALRRINERIRIIRRIDYTRHERAASTIREHLEILARIRAGDAASAADRMERHILESKASVKALAQMYLMEERDEV; translated from the coding sequence GTGACGGCGAGGCAGACGGCTGCGGCCGCAGACGGCCGGGTCGCCCACACCGGCACACGAGGGTCGGCGGGCCCAACGGTAGAGGGCGTCGAGAAAGTGTTGCGCGGCGATTCTGTCTATCGCGTGCTTAAGGACAAGGTCCTCGACTACATCCTCCGGCCCGGTCAGCGTATGACAGAGGAGCAGGTCGCGGAGGACCTGCATGTCAGCCGAACGCCTGCACGCGAGGCCCTACGGCGGCTGGAGCAGGAAGGGTGGCTCACGCTCGTCCCGCATCAGGGCTATTACGTCCGCGCTTTCACCACTCGCGAAGTGGATGAGATTTATGAATTGCGCATCGGCGTGGAGCGCCATACGGCCCGCATCTCCGCAGAGCGCGGCGCGCCTGAGGCGCTGGCGCGGCTCGATGCCGCGTGGACGGAGATGCAGCGTGCGCCGGCGGCCGGAGATGCTCTGGTCTGGCTCAGGGCCGACGAAGAGTTCCACTACGGGGTCGCCGCGTCGACCGGCAACCGGGAGCTTGCCGGTGCGCTGCGGCGCATCAACGAACGGATTCGCATCATCCGCCGTATCGACTACACACGGCATGAACGCGCGGCCTCGACCATCCGAGAACACCTGGAGATCTTAGCCCGCATTCGGGCGGGGGATGCGGCTAGCGCCGCGGATCGAATGGAGAGGCACATCTTGGAGTCCAAGGCCAGCGTTAAGGCGCTAGCGCAGATGTACCTGATGGAGGAACGCGATGAGGTGTGA